In Streptomyces sp. TS71-3, the following proteins share a genomic window:
- a CDS encoding DUF397 domain-containing protein yields MNLERVVAGAEWIKSSYSDGSGGACVEFSRTLIRDHRLVPVRDSKAPQGPVLVFPAGIWTSFVTEIRRAGLGPER; encoded by the coding sequence ATGAACCTTGAACGCGTTGTTGCTGGTGCGGAATGGATCAAGTCGTCGTACAGCGACGGCAGTGGCGGGGCGTGCGTCGAATTCTCGCGAACCCTGATACGAGACCATCGCCTAGTCCCTGTCCGCGATAGCAAGGCTCCGCAGGGGCCTGTGCTCGTCTTCCCTGCTGGTATCTGGACATCGTTCGTCACGGAGATACGCAGAGCCGGCCTCGGCCCGGAGCGCTGA
- a CDS encoding NUDIX domain-containing protein, translating into MSGQPAQPVIDTHVILRDGDRILLSRRGGAYGHGRWHMPSGKLDKGESLSAGAARELREETGIVTDPDRLRLVQVVHHRQDADIDRIGFFFEATEWEGQPINREPEKCLALEWFSVHDLPDDIIQYPAAGLNGYLEATGPLVEHAWR; encoded by the coding sequence ATGAGCGGACAACCAGCACAGCCGGTCATCGACACCCACGTCATCCTCCGCGACGGCGACAGGATCCTCCTCTCACGGCGAGGCGGGGCCTACGGCCACGGACGATGGCACATGCCCTCCGGCAAACTCGACAAGGGCGAGTCGCTCAGCGCCGGTGCGGCCCGCGAACTCCGTGAGGAAACCGGCATCGTCACCGATCCGGACCGCCTCCGCCTCGTCCAGGTCGTGCACCACCGGCAGGACGCGGACATCGACCGGATCGGCTTCTTCTTCGAGGCCACCGAATGGGAAGGGCAGCCGATCAACAGGGAACCCGAGAAGTGCCTCGCGCTCGAATGGTTCTCCGTGCACGACCTGCCCGACGACATAATCCAATACCCCGCGGCCGGCCTGAACGGCTACCTGGAGGCCACCGGCCCGCTCGTCGAACACGCCTGGCGGTAG
- a CDS encoding helix-turn-helix transcriptional regulator, with product MDETTPTERLNPLQRFGRDVKQVRLARGMTQKGLGRAAGYSEAYVSRVEAGLLRRPSEKFAKGCDFAFGTGELFTDMLRRIDEGDHPSWFVPYLELERKASRILDYSSDLVSGMLQTADYARTVFRLSNPHATAEAIDGKVASRLRRREVFEREDPPHLWVILHEACLHTVVGGAQVMSAQLAYLLTTAQSPYITLQVMPFSAGAPAAHMKPYILLHFTGEPSVLYTETRAGGSMHDSARTVEAAAHDYDLLRATALSPEQSLTLIRGLLKEHGV from the coding sequence GTGGACGAGACGACTCCCACGGAACGCTTGAATCCGCTCCAGCGCTTCGGGCGCGACGTCAAACAGGTGCGGCTGGCCCGCGGAATGACCCAGAAGGGGCTGGGCAGGGCGGCCGGCTACTCCGAGGCGTACGTCAGCAGGGTCGAGGCGGGGTTGCTGCGCAGGCCGAGTGAGAAGTTCGCCAAGGGGTGCGACTTCGCTTTCGGTACGGGGGAGTTGTTCACGGACATGCTCCGGCGGATCGACGAGGGGGATCACCCCTCGTGGTTCGTTCCGTACCTGGAACTTGAGCGGAAGGCTTCGAGGATCCTGGATTACTCCTCGGACCTTGTGTCTGGGATGCTCCAGACGGCGGACTACGCGCGGACCGTCTTTCGCTTGTCCAACCCGCACGCGACCGCCGAGGCCATTGACGGAAAGGTGGCCTCGCGCCTGCGGCGTCGCGAGGTGTTCGAGCGGGAAGATCCGCCGCACCTGTGGGTGATTCTCCATGAGGCCTGTCTGCATACGGTCGTGGGCGGCGCACAGGTCATGTCCGCACAGCTCGCATATCTGCTGACGACGGCGCAGTCGCCGTACATCACGCTTCAAGTCATGCCGTTTTCGGCAGGCGCTCCGGCGGCGCACATGAAGCCGTACATCCTGCTGCACTTCACCGGAGAGCCTTCCGTGCTCTACACGGAAACACGAGCGGGCGGAAGCATGCATGACTCCGCACGAACGGTCGAGGCAGCAGCGCACGACTATGATCTGTTGAGAGCAACGGCACTGTCCCCGGAGCAATCACTGACCCTGATCAGGGGCCTGTTGAAGGAGCACGGCGTATGA
- a CDS encoding ThuA domain-containing protein has product MFRPSTARWWSRTLRRLTALLALLLGLLAAPAYTAQAAPAFKVIAFYNGTYDAAHISFVHEANSWFPQVASEYGFSYTSTTDWNQLNAANLADYQVVLFLDDYPHSASQQSAFQNYMNNGGGFLGFHVSAFNTDSGDWSWYHNTLLGTGTFQTNTWGPTAETLQIDDSGHPATAGLPATITSSVSEWYSWQNDLRKNPAIDILASMAPSTFPVGTDPNQSWYSGYYPIVWSNRNYKMIYANFGHNAMDYATNTTLSSTFASAQQNQLLIQGLRWLGGQSGPVTPPSGTGPIHGYGGKCVDIAGAGSANGTAVQLYDCNGSSAQNWTVGGDGSLQALGKCMDVTAAGTANGTKVQLYDCNGSGAQKWQPGAGGSLVNAGSGKCLDATGPSSANGTRLQIWTCTGAANQSWTLFS; this is encoded by the coding sequence ATGTTCAGACCCAGCACCGCTCGCTGGTGGTCCCGGACCCTGAGACGGCTGACCGCGCTCCTCGCCCTGCTGCTCGGCCTGCTGGCAGCCCCGGCGTACACCGCCCAGGCGGCTCCCGCCTTCAAGGTGATCGCCTTCTACAACGGGACGTACGACGCCGCGCACATCAGCTTCGTCCACGAGGCCAACTCGTGGTTCCCGCAGGTGGCTTCGGAGTACGGCTTCTCGTACACCTCGACCACCGACTGGAACCAGCTCAACGCCGCCAACCTGGCCGACTACCAGGTGGTGCTGTTCCTCGACGACTATCCCCACAGCGCGTCGCAGCAGTCCGCGTTCCAGAACTACATGAACAACGGCGGCGGCTTCCTCGGCTTCCACGTCTCGGCCTTCAACACCGACAGCGGTGACTGGTCCTGGTACCACAACACCCTGCTCGGCACGGGCACCTTCCAGACGAACACCTGGGGGCCGACCGCCGAGACGCTCCAGATCGACGACAGCGGCCACCCGGCGACGGCGGGCCTGCCGGCCACCATCACGTCCTCGGTCAGCGAGTGGTACAGCTGGCAGAACGACCTGCGGAAGAACCCGGCCATCGACATCCTCGCGTCGATGGCCCCCTCGACGTTCCCGGTCGGCACGGACCCCAACCAGTCCTGGTACAGCGGCTACTACCCGATCGTCTGGTCCAACCGGAACTACAAGATGATCTACGCCAACTTCGGCCACAACGCCATGGACTACGCCACCAACACCACCCTGTCCTCCACCTTCGCCAGCGCCCAGCAGAACCAGCTCCTCATCCAGGGGCTCCGCTGGCTGGGCGGGCAGAGCGGCCCCGTCACCCCGCCCTCCGGCACCGGGCCGATCCACGGCTACGGCGGCAAGTGCGTGGACATCGCGGGCGCGGGCAGCGCCAACGGCACGGCGGTCCAGCTCTACGACTGCAACGGCAGCAGCGCGCAGAACTGGACGGTGGGCGGCGACGGCAGCCTCCAGGCCCTCGGCAAGTGCATGGACGTCACCGCGGCCGGCACCGCCAACGGCACCAAGGTGCAGCTCTACGACTGCAACGGCTCGGGCGCGCAGAAGTGGCAGCCCGGCGCCGGGGGCTCGCTGGTGAACGCGGGGTCCGGCAAGTGCCTGGACGCCACCGGTCCCAGCTCCGCGAACGGCACCCGGCTCCAGATCTGGACGTGCACGGGCGCGGCCAACCAGAGCTGGACGCTGTTTTCGTGA
- a CDS encoding tetratricopeptide repeat protein, giving the protein MGPEHPLTLAALTLKARAAHALRRFDEATDILRQLIGRERVLGPEHPFLVENREWLTAWRAEAEADQP; this is encoded by the coding sequence CTGGGCCCCGAGCACCCGCTGACTCTCGCCGCGCTGACTCTCAAGGCCCGCGCCGCCCACGCCCTCCGCCGATTCGACGAAGCGACAGACATCCTCCGCCAGCTCATCGGGCGGGAACGAGTGCTCGGCCCCGAGCACCCTTTCCTCGTCGAGAACCGCGAATGGCTCACCGCCTGGCGAGCCGAGGCCGAAGCCGACCAACCCTGA
- a CDS encoding tetratricopeptide repeat protein yields MPKQGPSRQELNRRRRQDGFIGRGAELGIFRDNLALEPGDEAFQYLFHVRGNAGVGKTSLVRQWESKARKADAVTAYVDDDVHSVLEAMESVSAQFARQGLPMKGFEKLLVTYRQRRHEAEAAPLPATGPADTGSGAAGQPQASAGSTVVAQAGLAGLGMLPGMGAFAGAMDPQKVAQGADRLRALLNARLRSHDDVQLVLSPVRVLTPAFLKDLEEIAERRPWVVLFFDVYERTGPILDEWLHDVLVGEEYGDLPVNVVAVLSGQGRLDSRCWGDHLDLVHDVPLEVFTEEEARRLLASKGITGEQVVDLILHLTGRLPVLVDLLAQAGPQSIDEVGDPTGTAVERFLKWVDDPRRRAAALACALPLQLDEDIHRVVVPDAAEGQYAWLRGLPFVTGQAGRCRYHEFVRVAMLRLQRTQSPERWRDHHGRLAESYARRRRTAQETLEADAYWDDADWREHRLGEMYHRLCADPRGALPAALLDLVNACDEGPATLRRWAGTVAGAGSDTGAAALTDWGHRLQEAADREEDGVAALTVLLTARELDREGRALAHTVRGREHRVAGRYDEAFADYDAALALDPDLARAHYGRGETHRLMDHPEEALVHFDRAIERQPDDGMYLADRGLALQALGRNDEALADFTRAVERDPSYHTALACRGDAYRLLDRYDEALADLTRMIEMYPTFAWVLARRGHTHHAMGHYDEALADLTRALELDPEYAWALSWRGEVNRVTERYEDALADFARALEIDPRYAWVLGQRGVLHRSRERYEEAVADFDRAVELEPRSEWMIAQRGEAYRLMGRHEDAVAEFDRAIGMDTGYAWAIGSRGEARQSLGRYEEALADFDRALEIQPRYAWVLARRAGLHQITGRHEEALADADRAVEINPKSAWVLGRRGEVHRVAGRYDEALADFDRAVEQEPENGWSVGRRGEVHLLSGRFDEARADLDRAVELDAEDDWALAVRGELHQTAGRPADALADLMRSVAIDADDEWCHLHIAVAQRRLGRTEAEAASWARAVEKGTAAAGSGDLARRTNARGNLIVIHCAMSAWAEAARALETFLDGAPDRHRIRAVLDDLAKLRGWLPVDPEPLEPLVRRLEEAGRTAG; encoded by the coding sequence GTGCCGAAGCAGGGACCGTCGCGGCAGGAGCTGAACCGCCGCCGGCGTCAGGACGGCTTCATCGGCCGGGGTGCCGAACTGGGGATCTTCCGCGACAACCTGGCCCTCGAACCGGGGGACGAGGCGTTCCAGTACCTCTTCCACGTGCGCGGCAACGCCGGCGTCGGCAAGACCTCGCTGGTGCGGCAGTGGGAGTCCAAGGCGCGCAAGGCGGACGCGGTGACCGCCTACGTCGACGACGACGTGCACAGCGTGCTGGAGGCGATGGAGTCCGTCAGCGCCCAGTTCGCGCGCCAGGGCCTGCCCATGAAGGGCTTCGAGAAGCTGCTCGTCACCTACCGGCAGCGCCGCCACGAGGCGGAGGCCGCGCCCCTGCCCGCCACCGGCCCCGCTGACACCGGCTCAGGCGCCGCCGGCCAGCCCCAGGCGTCCGCCGGGAGCACCGTCGTGGCCCAGGCCGGGCTCGCGGGCCTCGGGATGCTGCCGGGCATGGGGGCGTTCGCCGGGGCGATGGACCCGCAGAAGGTCGCCCAGGGCGCCGACCGGTTGCGGGCCCTGCTGAACGCGCGGCTGCGCAGCCACGACGACGTGCAGCTCGTGCTCTCGCCCGTGCGCGTCCTGACGCCCGCGTTCCTGAAGGACCTGGAGGAGATCGCGGAGCGGCGGCCCTGGGTGGTGCTGTTCTTCGACGTCTACGAGCGGACGGGGCCGATCCTCGACGAGTGGCTGCACGACGTCCTCGTTGGCGAGGAGTACGGCGACCTGCCCGTCAACGTGGTCGCCGTGCTCTCCGGGCAGGGGCGGCTCGACAGCCGCTGCTGGGGCGACCACCTGGACCTCGTCCACGACGTGCCGTTGGAGGTGTTCACCGAGGAGGAGGCCCGGCGGCTGCTGGCGTCCAAGGGGATCACCGGCGAGCAGGTCGTCGACCTCATCCTGCATCTGACGGGGCGGCTGCCGGTCCTCGTCGACCTGCTCGCGCAGGCCGGGCCGCAGAGCATCGACGAGGTGGGCGACCCGACCGGCACCGCCGTGGAACGCTTCCTGAAGTGGGTGGACGACCCGCGGCGCCGTGCCGCGGCACTGGCCTGCGCGCTGCCGCTGCAACTGGACGAGGACATCCACCGGGTCGTCGTGCCGGACGCCGCCGAGGGCCAGTACGCCTGGCTGCGCGGGCTGCCGTTCGTCACCGGGCAGGCCGGGCGGTGCCGTTACCACGAGTTCGTGCGCGTCGCGATGCTGCGCCTCCAGCGCACCCAGTCACCGGAGCGCTGGCGGGACCACCACGGCCGCCTCGCCGAGAGCTACGCGCGGCGGCGGCGCACCGCCCAGGAGACCCTGGAGGCCGACGCCTACTGGGACGACGCCGACTGGCGTGAGCACCGCCTCGGCGAGATGTACCACCGCCTGTGCGCCGACCCGCGCGGGGCGCTCCCCGCGGCCCTGCTCGACCTGGTGAACGCCTGCGACGAGGGCCCCGCCACGCTGCGCCGGTGGGCGGGGACCGTCGCGGGGGCCGGCTCCGACACCGGTGCCGCGGCGCTCACCGACTGGGGACACCGCCTCCAGGAGGCCGCCGACCGGGAGGAGGACGGAGTCGCCGCCCTGACCGTCCTCCTGACGGCCAGGGAACTCGACCGCGAGGGCCGCGCACTGGCCCACACCGTGCGGGGCCGCGAGCACCGGGTGGCAGGGCGGTACGACGAGGCGTTCGCGGACTACGACGCGGCCCTCGCACTCGACCCGGACCTCGCCCGCGCGCACTACGGCCGCGGCGAGACCCACCGGCTGATGGACCACCCCGAGGAAGCCCTCGTCCACTTCGACCGCGCCATCGAACGGCAGCCGGACGACGGCATGTACCTGGCCGACCGCGGCCTCGCCCTCCAGGCGCTGGGCAGGAACGACGAGGCACTCGCCGACTTCACCCGCGCCGTCGAGCGGGACCCGTCGTACCACACCGCGCTCGCCTGCCGCGGCGACGCCTACCGGCTGCTGGACCGCTACGACGAGGCCCTCGCCGACCTCACCCGGATGATAGAGATGTACCCCACCTTCGCCTGGGTGCTGGCGCGGCGCGGGCACACGCACCACGCGATGGGCCACTACGACGAGGCGCTGGCGGACCTCACCCGCGCGCTGGAGCTCGACCCCGAGTACGCCTGGGCCCTGTCGTGGCGCGGCGAGGTGAACCGCGTGACGGAGCGGTACGAGGACGCCCTCGCGGACTTCGCCCGCGCGCTGGAGATCGATCCCCGCTACGCGTGGGTGCTCGGCCAGCGGGGCGTGCTCCACCGGTCCCGTGAGCGGTACGAGGAGGCCGTGGCGGACTTCGACCGCGCGGTGGAACTGGAGCCCCGCAGCGAGTGGATGATCGCCCAGCGCGGTGAGGCGTACCGGCTGATGGGGCGGCACGAGGACGCCGTCGCCGAGTTCGACCGGGCCATCGGGATGGACACCGGCTACGCGTGGGCGATCGGCAGCCGCGGCGAGGCCCGGCAGTCCCTGGGGCGGTACGAGGAGGCGCTGGCGGACTTCGACCGCGCCCTGGAGATCCAGCCCCGCTACGCCTGGGTGCTGGCGCGGCGTGCCGGGCTCCACCAGATCACCGGGCGGCACGAGGAGGCGCTGGCGGACGCCGACCGTGCCGTGGAGATCAACCCGAAGTCGGCATGGGTGCTCGGCCGGCGCGGCGAGGTGCACCGGGTGGCCGGGCGGTACGACGAGGCCCTGGCGGACTTCGACCGCGCCGTCGAGCAGGAACCCGAGAACGGGTGGTCGGTCGGCCGGCGCGGCGAGGTGCACCTGCTGTCGGGGCGGTTCGACGAGGCGCGCGCGGACCTCGACCGTGCCGTCGAGCTCGATGCCGAGGACGACTGGGCGCTCGCCGTGCGCGGGGAACTGCACCAGACGGCGGGCCGGCCCGCGGACGCGCTGGCCGACCTGATGCGCTCCGTCGCCATAGACGCGGATGACGAGTGGTGCCACCTGCACATCGCCGTCGCGCAGCGCCGGCTCGGCAGGACCGAGGCGGAGGCCGCCTCCTGGGCCAGGGCGGTGGAGAAGGGCACGGCCGCGGCCGGGTCCGGGGACCTGGCCCGCAGGACCAACGCCCGCGGCAACCTCATCGTCATCCACTGCGCCATGTCCGCCTGGGCCGAGGCCGCGCGGGCGCTGGAGACGTTCCTCGACGGCGCGCCGGACAGGCACCGCATCCGTGCCGTCCTGGACGACCTGGCGAAGCTGCGTGGCTGGCTGCCCGTCGACCCGGAGCCGCTGGAGCCACTGGTGCGGCGGCTGGAGGAGGCCGGGAGAACGGCGGGTTGA